A portion of the Zootoca vivipara chromosome 6, rZooViv1.1, whole genome shotgun sequence genome contains these proteins:
- the DPF1 gene encoding zinc finger protein neuro-d4: MATAVHKPIKCLGEDFYREAIEHCRSYNARLCAERSMRLPFLDSQTGVAQNNCYIWMEKTHRGPGLAPGQIYTYPARCWRKKRRLNILEDPRLRPCEFKIDCEPPLKKEGGLPEGPVLEALLCAETGDKKPELKEEELVLDCPKAPIGEFLHDLDTDDLEDDVPRRKNKAKSKAYGIGGLRKRQDAALLEDRDKPYVCDICGKRYKNRPGLSYHYTHTHLAEEEGEEGPERHTLPFHRKNNHKPKKAPDGTVIPNGYCDFCLGGSKKTGCPEDLISCADCGRSGHPSCLQFTVNMTAAVRTYRWQCIECKSCSLCGTSENDDQLLFCDDCDRGYHMYCLSPPMAEPPEGTWSCHLCLRQLKEKASAYITLT, translated from the exons ATGGCTACAGCTGTGCACAAGCCTATCAAATG TTTAGGCGAAGATTTCTACCGAGAAGCCATTGAGCACTGCCGCAGCTACAATGCCCGGCTATGCGCAGAGCGGAGCATGCGCCTGCCCTTCCTCGACTCGCAGACGGGGGTCGCCCAGAACAACTGCTACATCTGGATGGAGAAGACTCACCGGGGACCAG GGCTGGCTCCAGGCCAGATCTACACTTACCCGGCTCGCTGTTGGCGGAAGAAGCGGCGGCTCAACATCCTGGAGGATCCTCGCCTGCGGCCTTGTGAGTTCAAGATTG aCTGTGAGCCCCCCTTGAAGAAGGAGGGGGGGCTGCCCGAAGGTCCCGTCCTGGAAGCCTTGTTGTGCGCCGAGACGGGAGACAAGAAGCCGGAGTTGAAGGAGGAAGAACTCGTCCTGGACTGTCCG aaGGCGCCAATTGGGGAATTTCTCCACGACTTGGACACGGATGACCTGGAGGACGACGTCCCTCGCCGGAAGAACAAGGCCAAGAGCAAG GCCTACGGCATCGGAGGTCTGCGGAAGAGGCAGGACGCGGCGCTGCTGGAAGACCGAGACAAGCCGTATGTCTGCGACA TCTGTGGGAAGCGCTACAAGAACCGCCCGGGACTGAGCTACCACTACACTCACACGCacctggcagaggaggagggcgAAGAGGGCCCTGAACGCCACACCCTCCCCTTCCATCGCAAGAACAACCACAAAC CTAAGAAAGCACCGGACGGCACAGTCATACCAAACGGTTATTGTGATTTCTGTCTAGGCGGCTCCAAGAAGACCGGCTGCCCCGAGGATCTCATCTCCTGCGCGGATTGTGGTCGTTCAG GGCACCCATCCTGCCTGCAGTTCACCGTCAACATGACAGCTGCCGTGCGGACTTACCGGTGGCAGTGCATCGAGTGCAAGAGCTGCAGCCTTTGCGGCACCTCCGAGAACGAC GACCAGCTGCTGTTCTGCGATGACTGTGATCGGGGCTACCACATGTACTGCCTGAGCCCACCCATGGCTGAGCCCCCCGAAG GAACCTGGAGCTGCCACCTGTGCCTGCGGCAGCTGAAGGAGAAGGCGTCCGCCTACATCACCCTGACCTAG